GTGGAGTCGTCATCACCGCGCAGAAGGTCGTGGTGACCCAGCCGAGTGCCGGGGAGTTCAAGGCGTTCTCGGCCACGTGCACCCACCAGGGCTGTGCGGTCAAGGACGTGGTGGACAACGTCATCACCTGCCCCTGCCACAACTCCACGTTCGACGCGGCGACCGGCAGCCCCACCGGCGGGCCCGCCACCCAGGCGCTGCCCGTGCGGAAGATCACGGTGACGGGCGACTCGATCACCCTGGCGTAGCTCCGGGCCGCCTGCGGGGCGCCTTCCAGCGGCCCAGGATGTCGTCCGTGGTGGTGATGGTGGCGACCAGGGCGAGGGTGTTGCGGATCATGGCGGGGGTGTACTCGGCGGGCACCCCCGCGATCGCGTCGGACGGGACGACGGCGGTGTAGCCGAGGTTGACGGCGTCGAAGACGGCGTTGGGGATCGCGACGTTGGCCGAGACCCCGGTGACGACGAGCGTGCGGCAGCCGAGGTTACGCAGCAGGGCGTCCACATCGGTCCCGGCCAGCGGCGAGAGCCCGTGCAGCCGCCGTACGACGAGGTCCTCGTCCGCGACCTGGATCGGTGCCGCGACCCGTACGGCGGTGGTGCCGGCGTGCTGCTGGACGGGGAGCCGGGCGGCGGCGCGGAAGAGCCGGGCGTTGCGGTTGGCGCCGCGCCCGTCGGGGCGGCTCTCGGCGACGGCGTGGATGACCTGGACCCCGCCCTCGTGGGCGGCGGCGACCAGCCGGGCGATGTTGTCGAGGACGCCCGAGGAGCGGGCGGCCGCGGCGAGTTCGGGCAGGGCGCTCTCCGGCCCCACGACACCCTGCTGGCATTCGACGGTCAGCAGTACGGTGGTGTCGGGGGCCGACAGCGCGGCGAGCCGTTCCTGGGATTCCCTGGACGCCACGGCGCTCCCCTCCTTCTGGGCCTTCTCCGGTCCGGTGACCGCCGCGCGGCGAGCGGCATTGCGCCGCGCGGAAAGAGGCCCCATGCTTTCTGACAGTTCGTCAGATGACAAGGGGAGGAACCCTCATGACCGACACCCAGCGCCGCGGTCGCCGGATCATGATGACCCCCGAGGAGCGGGACGCCTACCTCGGCGAGCAGCGCACCTGCCGGGTCGCCACCCTCGCCGCCGACGGCCCGCCGCACATCGGCGCGCTCTGGTTCGTCTGGGACGGCTCCTCGCTCTGGCTGTACTCCATCACCCGCAGCCTGCGCTGGTCCCAACTGCGCAAGGACCCCAGGATCGCGGTCGTGGTCGACGACGGGGTGGAGTACGACGAGCTGCGCGGCGTGGAGCTGTCCGGCACGGCGGAGTTCGTCGGCGAGGCCCCGCGCACGGGCGAGCCGTGCCCCGGACTCGACGTACCGGAACGGCTGTTCCCCGCGAAATACTTCGGGATGGAGGAGATGCCCCACGACGGGCGGCACGCCTGGCTGCGGCTCACCCCGGACACCATCACCTCGTGGGACTTCCGCAAGCTGGCGGACCTGTCCCGTCAGCCCCCGGCGGAGGCTCCGGACCTGTCCCGGTAGTCCCCCGGCGGAGGCTCCGGGCCTGGCCCGGCGGTCACCCAGCAGCAGAGGCTCCGACCGCCACCCGTCTCCCCGCCGCCCGCAGCGCGTCGACCGCGGCCCGTACGGAGGGGCGGCGGTCGGCGTCCGTGCGCCAGACCGCGTGGATGTGGCGGCGCATGGTCTTCCGCACGGGCACCAGGGAGACCCCTTCGGGAACGGGACCACGCCCCAGCCTCGGCGCGACGCAGACGCCGAAACCGGCGGCGATCAGGGCGAGTTGCGTGTGGTGCTCCCCGGCCAGGTGGGAGATGCGTGGTTCGATGCCCCGGGAGCGCAGGGTGAACATGAGCCACTCGTAACAGAATTCACCTTCGGGCCAGGAGACCCACTCGTCCTGCGCGAAGTCCTCCAGCTCCACTTCGGCCCGGTCGGCCAGCGGATGTCCGGCCGGCATGGCGATGTCCGGTGCGTCGTCGAGGAGTTCTGCCTTGGTCAGGCCGCCGGGAACGGGCAGTCGTTTGTTGCTCCAGTCGAGCGCCACGGCCACGTCGACATCGCCCCGGAGCACCGCCTGGAGCCCCTGCTCCGGCTCCAACTCCGTCGTGCGCACCTTCAGTTCAGGGTGGTCCGTGCGCAGGGCGGTGAGGGTGGCGGGCAGCAGTCCGCGTGCGGCCGTGGGGAACGCGGAGAGCGTCACCTCGCCGACCACCTCGCCGCGCTGCGCCTCGATGTCGGCCTGGGCCAGCTCCACCTGCGACAGGATCCGCGCGGCGTGGTCCGCGAGCAGCAGGCCCGCGTCGGTGAGCCGGACACCGCGCCCGTTCCTGGCGAGCAGTCGCTGCCCGACCTCACGCTCCAGCTTGGCCATCTGCTGCGAGACCGCCGAGGTGGTGACATGCAGCCCCCCGGCGGCTCCGCTCACCGAGCCGTGCCGCGCGAGGGCGTCCAGGGTGCGTAGCCGCTCCAGATTCAGCATGTCCGCTCCCGGCTCAGCATGTCCGCTCCCCGTTCGACATGTAAGCGATGCTACGCGGACGAGCACAGAAACTCTCGCTTGTCCTAAGCAGTGCTGTTCGTCATCGTTGAGCCATGAGCGCCCCCTGCCAGCAGCCCGCCGTCCCTCCGGCCGCCTCCGTTCCTCCTCTCCCACCCGCCCCCGCCGCCCGGCACCCGGCCGTGGACTGGCGGATCCGGTTCGCCGCGCTCTCCCTCATCTGGGGGTTCAGCTTCCTGCTCATCAAGGTGGGCACCCAGGGGTTCGCACCGTTCCAGGTCACACTCGGACGGCTGCTGGCCGGGACCGCCGTCCTGGCCGTCGCGATGGCGGTGCGCCGCGAGCGGCTGCCGCGCTCGGCCCGGACCTGGGGGCACATCACCGTGGCGGCGTTCTTCCTCAACGCGCTGCCGTTCTCCCTCTTCTCCTACGCCGAGCTGACGATCCCGTCCACCCTCGCCGGGATCTGCAACGCGACCTCACCGCTGTGGGGCATGGCGCTCTCGGTGGTCGCGCTCTCCGAGGACCGCCCGACCCGCCGCCGCGTCGCGGGGCTGGGTGTCGGGTTCCTCGGGGTGCTGACGGTCCTGGGCGCCTGGCAGGGCTTCTCCGGCCTGGACCTGCCGGGTACGGGGATGGCGCTGCTGGCCTCGTTCAGTTACGCGGTCGGCTGGATCTACGTCCGCCGTACGCTGGCCGGGACCGGCTCCTCGACGCTGACGCTCACCGGCAGCCAGCTCTTCATCGGGACGCTGCAACTGGCCGTGGTGACGCCGGTGTTCACGTCAGCCCCGGACGCGTTTCCGCTGCTGCCCACGCTGTCGGTCCTGGCGCTCGGCGCGCTCGGTACGGGGCTGGCGGTGCTGCTCCAGTACGGGCTGGTCCAGGAGGTCGGCCCGACGACCGGGCAGATGGTCACGTACTTCATCCCGGTGATCGCCACGGCGGCCGGCGTCGCCCTGCTCGGCGAGCGGCTGAGCTGGAACACCCCGGTGGGCGCGGCGATCGTGCTGGCCGGAGCGGCCCTCACCCAGAGCCGCCCGCCGTCCTCCGCGCGGCCCCGTACACGGCCCCGTACGGAGGACGGCCGCACGAAGCGCCTCAGCCGTATGTGACCGTGCGTACGGCAGGCGGCCGGGCCTGGCGCGTCGGCCTTACGTGGCCGTGCGCACGGCAAGCGCCCGGGAACGGCGCGGCAGCCGTACGCACCAGGAGGGCCCTGCCCGAAACACACCGCCGTCGCAGGCGACCAGCAGGCACGGCCCGAAGCGCCCCCGCCGTGCGCGACCGACCCACGGGTGCCGCCCGAGGCACCTCAGCCGTACGTCACCGGCCGCGCGGGTCCGGCCGCCGCCGCCACCGCGTCCGCCAGCGGGCCGATGTCCGCCGCCGCCAGCCGGGACACGGTGAGCCGCACCGCCTGGGGCGTGCGTACCCGGAAGCGCGCTCCGGGGGCCACGGCCCACCCCGCGTGGAGCAGCCGGGCGATGGCCCCGGTCTCGTCACTGACGGGCACCCACACGTTCATCCCACTGCGCCCGTACGCCGTCACCCCGCGCTCCGCCAGAGCGTGCACGAGGGCGTCGCGCCGCTCCCCGTAGGACCGGGCCACGGCGGCGGTGTCGACGGCGTCCGAGGTCCACAGGTGGAGGACCGCGCGCTGGAGCAGCCGGCTGACCCAGCCGGGCCCCAGCCGCTGCCGGCCCGCCACCCGGTCGACCGTGACCGCGTCGCCGGTGAGCACGGCGACCCGGAGGTCGGGCCCGTACGCCTTGGCCGCCGAGCGGACGAACGCCCAGTGGTCCGTGGTCCCGGCCAGCGGGTGGAGCGGCAGGTCCACGATGGCGTGGCCGTGGTCGTCCTCGATCAGCAGTACGTCGGGGTGGCGGGTGAGCACGGCTTTCAGCTCCCGGGCGCGGTCGGCGCTGACCGAGGCGCCGGTCGGGTTCTGCGCGCGGTCGGTGACGACGAGCGCCCGCGCCCCGGCCCGCAGCACCCGCTCCACATCCGCGACGAGGGGCCCGTCGTCGTCCACCCCGACCGGTACGGCGTGCAGCCCGAGCGCCGGTACGAGGTCGAGCACGCTCCCCCACCCCGGGTCCTCCACCGCCACCGCGTCGCCGGGCCTCAGATGCGCCGCGAGCACCCTCTCGATGGCGTCGAGGGAGCCCGAGGCCACCGCGACGGGCCCTCCGGGCACCCCGTCGGCGTCCATCGCGGTACGCGCGTAGGCGGCGAACTCCGGGACCACGGGCGCCTCCCCGTACAGCCCGGGGTGCTGGGCGTCGACCGCGGCGGCCACGGCGAGCGCCGGGCCGAGCGCCGGCAGCAGCGCCGGATCGGGGTTGCCCTCGCCGAGGTCGCGTACGCCCGGCGGCGCCTCGATGCGCAGGGAGCCGCGCGCGGTGCTGGCCGGCCGCGGCCGCACCCGGCTCCCCCGGCGGCCCGCCGTCTCGATGACCCCGCGCTCGCGCAGTGTCCGGTAGGCGGCGGCCACCGTGTTCGGGTTGACCTCCAGACGCGCCGCCAACTCCCGCATCGGGGGCAGCACATGGCCGGGCGGAAGGTCTCCGGAACCGACCCCGCGCTCCACACTGGCGGCGATTTCCGATGCGCGCCGTC
This DNA window, taken from Streptomyces griseus subsp. griseus, encodes the following:
- a CDS encoding pyridoxamine 5'-phosphate oxidase family protein — its product is MTDTQRRGRRIMMTPEERDAYLGEQRTCRVATLAADGPPHIGALWFVWDGSSLWLYSITRSLRWSQLRKDPRIAVVVDDGVEYDELRGVELSGTAEFVGEAPRTGEPCPGLDVPERLFPAKYFGMEEMPHDGRHAWLRLTPDTITSWDFRKLADLSRQPPAEAPDLSR
- a CDS encoding Rieske (2Fe-2S) protein: MSAAQERRTLLERRTVVLAVGAAGAAAALTACGGSDASGGAESVEQPGSGGGGGAVLAKTADIPEGGGVVITAQKVVVTQPSAGEFKAFSATCTHQGCAVKDVVDNVITCPCHNSTFDAATGSPTGGPATQALPVRKITVTGDSITLA
- a CDS encoding LysR family transcriptional regulator, with amino-acid sequence MLNLERLRTLDALARHGSVSGAAGGLHVTTSAVSQQMAKLEREVGQRLLARNGRGVRLTDAGLLLADHAARILSQVELAQADIEAQRGEVVGEVTLSAFPTAARGLLPATLTALRTDHPELKVRTTELEPEQGLQAVLRGDVDVAVALDWSNKRLPVPGGLTKAELLDDAPDIAMPAGHPLADRAEVELEDFAQDEWVSWPEGEFCYEWLMFTLRSRGIEPRISHLAGEHHTQLALIAAGFGVCVAPRLGRGPVPEGVSLVPVRKTMRRHIHAVWRTDADRRPSVRAAVDALRAAGRRVAVGASAAG
- a CDS encoding DMT family transporter; this translates as MSAPCQQPAVPPAASVPPLPPAPAARHPAVDWRIRFAALSLIWGFSFLLIKVGTQGFAPFQVTLGRLLAGTAVLAVAMAVRRERLPRSARTWGHITVAAFFLNALPFSLFSYAELTIPSTLAGICNATSPLWGMALSVVALSEDRPTRRRVAGLGVGFLGVLTVLGAWQGFSGLDLPGTGMALLASFSYAVGWIYVRRTLAGTGSSTLTLTGSQLFIGTLQLAVVTPVFTSAPDAFPLLPTLSVLALGALGTGLAVLLQYGLVQEVGPTTGQMVTYFIPVIATAAGVALLGERLSWNTPVGAAIVLAGAALTQSRPPSSARPRTRPRTEDGRTKRLSRM
- a CDS encoding aminotransferase class I/II-fold pyridoxal phosphate-dependent enzyme yields the protein MLGEYRIGGRRASEIAASVERGVGSGDLPPGHVLPPMRELAARLEVNPNTVAAAYRTLRERGVIETAGRRGSRVRPRPASTARGSLRIEAPPGVRDLGEGNPDPALLPALGPALAVAAAVDAQHPGLYGEAPVVPEFAAYARTAMDADGVPGGPVAVASGSLDAIERVLAAHLRPGDAVAVEDPGWGSVLDLVPALGLHAVPVGVDDDGPLVADVERVLRAGARALVVTDRAQNPTGASVSADRARELKAVLTRHPDVLLIEDDHGHAIVDLPLHPLAGTTDHWAFVRSAAKAYGPDLRVAVLTGDAVTVDRVAGRQRLGPGWVSRLLQRAVLHLWTSDAVDTAAVARSYGERRDALVHALAERGVTAYGRSGMNVWVPVSDETGAIARLLHAGWAVAPGARFRVRTPQAVRLTVSRLAAADIGPLADAVAAAAGPARPVTYG
- a CDS encoding cysteine hydrolase, which gives rise to MASRESQERLAALSAPDTTVLLTVECQQGVVGPESALPELAAAARSSGVLDNIARLVAAAHEGGVQVIHAVAESRPDGRGANRNARLFRAAARLPVQQHAGTTAVRVAAPIQVADEDLVVRRLHGLSPLAGTDVDALLRNLGCRTLVVTGVSANVAIPNAVFDAVNLGYTAVVPSDAIAGVPAEYTPAMIRNTLALVATITTTDDILGRWKAPRRRPGATPG